The Odontesthes bonariensis isolate fOdoBon6 chromosome 19, fOdoBon6.hap1, whole genome shotgun sequence genome includes the window agCCACTTGAGCTCATGGGAACTAAAGACTAAACTTGCAGTCGTCTGATCCTGCATTTGATTTTGCTCTGAATGTTCTAAATTGATCTTGATCgggggaaagagggagaagaTGGCAGCAGGCGAGGTGAAATAAAGTGACTCACGGTTTCCCTTCTCCTCTCTCTTCAGTCAGGGTCCTCTCTCATCCATCAGAGCTGCCATCAAGAGAAGTGAGTATTCACCCAGAAACTCTTAACGAGTGAACGTGTTCATGCTGACTCCTTTCTCTTTTCTGTGTGcttgtgcttaaaaaaaaaaccctcaagaAATGCTTAAGAAATTTAATGATACGGACTGGTTTTAGAGTCTAACAGGGTGTTGTACAAATCTGAAGTCCATTTGAACTGTGGCCTGGAAAAGTGTGGTTTTAAGTGTGGAAAATATGCATTTTGACCTTTTTGTGTGGTAATAAAATCCAGCATGGCAAGAAAGAGGAAAGCTTCCCGAACTGGACTGCCAGCACACTTTGCAGCTTACCcactttcattctttctttctttttgcccCTTAGATTCCCCTGATGTGGCTTTAAAGGCGGGAACACGTGTTTAAATCGATTGTTTTCACGTATATCTGTGTCTTGAAAGTTGAGGATTTTCAGTTTAGGTCCAGTcaaaattctcttaaatctttATCATGACAGTGCAATAAAAAAGCAGAGGTGTGTTGTTTGAAATACAGCTGCGTTGTTCTGAATGAATAAATTGTGACACCTGCTTGGTGGAAAAATGTCTATTTTGATATTAAAGCACTTTGTCTCAGGGTCCTGGGAGATTGCTTTGACCCTCTTCAGACCCCCTTTGTTTTCCTGGATTTTTCCACCAAAGAAAAGACTGAGACAAACTTTGGTAAAATGTGCAgattgtatttatttacacTAAGAACTAGAAGAGTGACTGATTTATTTAGTTTGGAGATGGCATGTTGCtttattgattattttagatttttattcaGTAGTGTGTTTATCCAGTGCTTGAGGACTCTCTTCTAATATGCCTctaatactacagatatatcagTTAAGGGAAATAAACTCAAATGCATTTCAGCATTTATATCTGTGTTAGCTGTATTTCACTGCTTCCAGCTGGACTTCCACAGATATGACATATATTTAGCTTTGTTCTGTTTTCCATCTCTTTTTCCAGCCTCCTCCAGGTCAACTTCTCTCTCAGAGACGCccagagacagagaaagagaccgGGACAGAGACCGAGACAGGAGGTAAAACTCTATGTGTTGTATGTGGTGAAGCCAGTGCGCAGGAGTCTGTACAGTTTGAATTCTGTGGAGTTTTATGTTGACGCACTTCTGTTTTTCAAGGCAAAGATAAGAAAGTCAGACCTTTTTGTCAACAAACGAGTGTGACCTTTTGTGTGTACCGTAAGCAAACCTTGTGTGAGGAATTTATGCGTTTCGGTTGTGTAAATAGATTAATCACTGAGCTCGTTCCCGCTCCACTTTCACACATTTTCGAATCCCTGACCTACTCCTGCCCCTCTTGGTGAGAGTCAGCTGTGTGATTCGTTTACCCACCATGTTTTTACTAACATGTAAATGGTAAATGTTTCCCATCATAGGCAACAATTTCAGTCATAAGTCATTAAAGTTGCTTCTCTACTGCAGGTCAAACAAGTCATTAAAATGGTTCCATAAGTTGTAGGGTTTGCTTTTTGGCTTTTTGGGTCAGGCAAAATGATCCATTTCAAGTCAGCCTCTGCTGTGGTCGTTTTGTTGACTTTTATCTTTATGACTTCCTGTTGTTGCTAGGCGCCCAGAGATCACCATCCTATCAGCGGAGCCGCTGGCCTCCACATCCTGGTTTCCTGGAGCTGCCGGAGGAttcccacctcctcctcctcccgccGCACAGATCTGGGGACCCACAATCCCTCCAGCCATACAGGTGAGGTGTTCTTTCTCAAATGTGATTATTTTCTGCCCAGAGGTTGATGATTTGTTGCTAAGAAATGTAATTTAAAGATGTTTGATGATAGAACGGCCTGCACTGAACAGACATGGCCTCTAGGTCCAGTGAGCAGGTGTTGTGTGGTGTTATTTTGCTGTTTGGGCAGCTGGAAAGCTGGAAGTTGTTAAGTTGTATCTCATGAATAATACAATTTCTCTTTTTGTCTCCTTCAGCCTCCTCCTTCCTACGAGGAGGTAATCAGAGAGAAGACACAGGAGCAGGTTCTCCtcccttcttcctcctcttccgcCTCACGTCCTGTTTCAAAAATAACCATCGCCACTCAGACGGACCCAGGACCTGTCCTCGATCCCCACGAGTCGCCAGGTGAGAGGAAGCCGATATACTGTTCTTGGTTTTTGCATTGTTTTGCATGTTTGGTAAATAAactgtgagtctgtgtgtgatTGCAGTTAGAAGACCAGTGAGACCACCACGGCCACCTCTCCCAACCCCTCCGAAGTCTTCTACTCTTGATGACATCACTGCCAGCCAATCGGTGCTCACTTCCCTTGACACTGAATGTTTGGTGCCAGATGCACATCCTGAGACGGTCACACACATCTCCACGAACACACAATGCTGCGACCTCTTCACTGAGCTGTGTTCATCCTTGACCTCAGCCTCTGGTGCTCAAACTGAGGAGTGGGATCAGCGTCCGTCTGCTGCTGATGCGGCGCCTCTTCCTACCACCTCCTCACGTGTCCCATTGAAGCGTCCCACACCACGTCCTCGCTCTAAGGTCGGTGTCCAGCCAATCAGAAACGAGGTTCAAGTTCAGACTTTGGTGAAACTGCGGGAGGATGGTTTGGCCACATTAGCCAACCGTGCAAATAGTGACAGCAACAGCCAAGAAAAGAGTCCAGGGAAGTATCTTCAGGAGCTGCTCGAGGCCTTCAGTTCAGACGACTGGGGTTTCCCTGATCACCGCAGCGACAGCAGCGAGCTTAGCCAATCAGAGAGCGAGGACGAAGACGGGGAGGACATGGCGACTCTAAAGGCAAGGATACAAGCTTttgaacagcagcagcagcaggtgggtGAGGGGAGCTGTGGAGATGGTAACAGACAAAGTGGGGCTGTTGAGGGGTTTGTTGTTTCAGAGAGACCCGAGCCTCGACCACGCCCTCGTCTCCAGGGACATCCAGCCAAGTCCGTCCCTCCTGTAATTGCTCCAAAGCCCAAAAACTTTCCACCTGGTCCCAAACCATCCAGCAAGGTATTCTGGGAAGAAGGAGGTTTgacagcagcaccagcagaaccAAGTAATGCTGAAACAACTGAAACCTCATCTGCAGAAATAGACCCTAAACTTAAAACGGCTTCAGAACCATCAGCTTCTGGTACCACAAAATCTGCTCCAAGTTTAGAACTCCAACCTGGGAAAACCACGGAAAAACCTTCCAAAACTCCAAAACCGCAGTCTGTTACAGAGGCCGTCTCATCTAGTACCCCTGCTCCTGTCCCGGCCCCAAGGCCTCCTCCACCCAAACTGTCACCCTCGCTCAGTGGCACTCCTTCCCCACCAAACCCCAGACCCCCACCAAGGCCTCCAGTCGCCCCCAGGGCTAATGTAGCTCCACACCAGGATAAGAGCACAGTTGATGTTAGAAGTGGAGCACACACTGAAGTACAGGCTGGAAGTGAACCGACTGCAGCACAAACTGGTGAGTGGTATTCTGGTCAAAGTACATTCAGCAGAACTTACTCCCTACTGACCTCTGCAGGCAGCTCTAAGCTGTATACTTTTGCTCCAAAATAAGATTGATGCCATCACAAAGCCTGTGAGTTTTAAATACCCTTCCATTCAGTCTGAGGCCATATTGTCTGGACAGGCTTGGGTCTCGGTCTGGTACTGTTTATGTTCCTGTTCCAATGTTTTCATGCAGGCCTGCAGGCCAGCTTTCAAATAATAGACAAGTCCTTGGATGGTGAACTTTCCAATGAACGTATTTCAACTTGCATAACTGAGAGTAGACGtgctgctttcactgtgaaCAAGATGCAATTTAATCACACTGCATACAGCGAGCTAAACACAGCTTtgcaatgcaatttttcatctttaatCCCTCTTTTCCATTCTTCTTCCACTGCCCACAGATGTGCTTTTTATGTACGAGTTGTGGCAGGAAATTACTGCTTTTTAATCTGAAGACTGGTTTGCACATTAGCTTTAGATGATTCGGTAAGAAGAATGACAGACAGACATTCTGACCTTTTAACTCGCAGAGCTGTGAGTCGAGATGAAGCAGCCTCCATCGAGTGATTTCTTTTACTTTCTCAATTGCTCACacttgcatttgtttttgtataaAAACAGCAATGGTGATCTAAATGTTGGTGGGAGAGGacccacgcatacacgaggagaacatgcaaactccacacagaaaggccccagccgggagttgaacctggaaccctctcgctgtgaggcgacagtgctaaccaccacaccaccgtgcagcctttTAGGAAAAGTGTGATAGAAAATATTAAGCACTTAGCTGATCCTATAGTGCTTCAGCATCAGTACAGCCTGTTTATGGCCCTTTAAAATGAGATAATGAAGGTTTATCTCATTTGGCTGATATACTGCCGCCCCTCTGTCAGCACGTGTGTGCAGAAGCTCGGCTCTTTCCACAAATGTTTACATGAGGGAAGTGTGCTGCTTGCTGCTTACACTGCTTATCTAGCAGATAACCTGCATGTGTAACGTCTGCTGATAAGCTTTTGGATTAGCCATTCATGTCGGTTTAGACTGATTTACAAGTTTTGTTTAGTTATAACCCCTGTTTAACTTTGCAGTTACATGTGGTGACAGTGTTTTA containing:
- the LOC142368426 gene encoding uncharacterized protein LOC142368426 isoform X1; the encoded protein is MAEARSEEEEENMRRDTREQVVRRQPNSSGGRPDRRKPEHRLSQGPLSSIRAAIKRTSSRSTSLSETPRDRERDRDRDRDRRRPEITILSAEPLASTSWFPGAAGGFPPPPPPAAQIWGPTIPPAIQPPPSYEEVIREKTQEQVLLPSSSSSASRPVSKITIATQTDPGPVLDPHESPVRRPVRPPRPPLPTPPKSSTLDDITASQSVLTSLDTECLVPDAHPETVTHISTNTQCCDLFTELCSSLTSASGAQTEEWDQRPSAADAAPLPTTSSRVPLKRPTPRPRSKVGVQPIRNEVQVQTLVKLREDGLATLANRANSDSNSQEKSPGKYLQELLEAFSSDDWGFPDHRSDSSELSQSESEDEDGEDMATLKARIQAFEQQQQQVGEGSCGDGNRQSGAVEGFVVSERPEPRPRPRLQGHPAKSVPPVIAPKPKNFPPGPKPSSKVFWEEGGLTAAPAEPSNAETTETSSAEIDPKLKTASEPSASGTTKSAPSLELQPGKTTEKPSKTPKPQSVTEAVSSSTPAPVPAPRPPPPKLSPSLSGTPSPPNPRPPPRPPVAPRANVAPHQDKSTVDVRSGAHTEVQAGSEPTAAQTVKGGNIRPGVPTKPAALTSPRRASAPNLAHKPIAVLQTPPDPNPAPGKPSTSTKPPGPAPVKPPTPTPAPAPATRKGPVVQTKPEAASTANPNSSDPPLPPRPSSVKLLPLRPPPIKSIPGRPPPPAVNSTPSVNQIAPPSKATPTSSASPVTTAAPSSVSASQAQRVAKKGPPLPPRPKPGHPLYSSYMKQEILIVLDDASPAPSEHHSVEVKDQTAITPLINPSQCLLNLDTQPEPVQDHDSQSKPALEDLSLSDSQSILPEQPAEQKGQPDPPPVSGPRCIAKFDYEGEEDDELTFSQGDVIALQELIGEEWGRGRIHGRIGVFPLSFTEVVEPLPEPATSPGETAKQMSKDAAVTESPAALKTSQGSDSEAEELVMATFDFPGQTAEDLSFHKGALIQVMEHIDAEWKRGKLEGREGLFPAAFTQPYQAQAITGQQSVVRGAAKALFDFTAESEDELTLKVGDILTQVESVDDQWIFGVMGGKRGIVPKNYISFL
- the LOC142368426 gene encoding uncharacterized protein LOC142368426 isoform X2, with protein sequence MAEARSEEEEENMRRDTREQVVRRQPNSSGGRPDRRKPEHRLSQGPLSSIRAAIKRTSSRSTSLSETPRDRERDRDRDRDRRRPEITILSAEPLASTSWFPGAAGGFPPPPPPAAQIWGPTIPPAIQPPPSYEEVIREKTQEQVLLPSSSSSASRPVSKITIATQTDPGPVLDPHESPVRRPVRPPRPPLPTPPKSSTLDDITASQSVLTSLDTECLVPDAHPETVTHISTNTQCCDLFTELCSSLTSASGAQTEEWDQRPSAADAAPLPTTSSRVPLKRPTPRPRSKVGVQPIRNEVQVQTLVKLREDGLATLANRANSDSNSQEKSPGKYLQELLEAFSSDDWGFPDHRSDSSELSQSESEDEDGEDMATLKARIQAFEQQQQQVGEGSCGDGNRQSGAVEGFVVSERPEPRPRPRLQGHPAKSVPPVIAPKPKNFPPGPKPSSKVFWEEGGLTAAPAEPSNAETTETSSAEIDPKLKTASEPSASGTTKSAPSLELQPGKTTEKPSKTPKPQSVTEAVSSSTPAPVPAPRPPPPKLSPSLSGTPSPPNPRPPPRPPVAPRANVAPHQDKSTVDVRSGAHTEVQAGSEPTAAQTVKGGNIRPGVPTKPAALTSPRRASAPNLAHKPIAVLQTPPDPNPAPGKPSTSTKPPGPAPVKPPTPTPAPAPATRKGPVVQTKPEAASTANPNSSDPPLPPRPSSVKLLPLRPPPIKSIPGRPPPPAVNSTPSVNQIAPPSKATPTSSASPVTTAAPSSVSASQAQRVAKKGPPLPPRPKPGHPLYSSYMKQEILIVLDDASPAPSEHHSVEVKDQTAITPLINPSQCLLNLDTQPEPVQDHDSQSKPALEDLSLSDSQSILPEQPAEQKGQPDPPPVSGPRCIAKFDYEGEEDDELTFSQGDVIALQELIGEEWGRGRIHGRIGVFPLSFTEVVEPLPEPATSPGETAKQMSKDAAVTESPALKTSQGSDSEAEELVMATFDFPGQTAEDLSFHKGALIQVMEHIDAEWKRGKLEGREGLFPAAFTQPYQAQAITGQQSVVRGAAKALFDFTAESEDELTLKVGDILTQVESVDDQWIFGVMGGKRGIVPKNYISFL